In Pedobacter africanus, a single window of DNA contains:
- a CDS encoding FixH family protein: protein MNWGTKLMIGMLCFMSFIVVLGVLMFNSKTDALVDTDYYEKGLDYDKDYNRKAQVQADKARPEIKLSPDHLILSFKAAATGELRLLRNSDKKMDRRVAIKTDEHNQVNIPLNAIAKGRWRIILSWESNGKAYLDEQEVSIE from the coding sequence ATGAACTGGGGAACAAAATTAATGATCGGAATGCTTTGCTTTATGAGCTTTATTGTGGTATTAGGCGTGCTGATGTTCAACAGCAAAACAGACGCCCTTGTAGATACGGACTATTATGAAAAAGGCCTGGATTACGATAAGGACTACAACAGGAAAGCGCAGGTGCAGGCCGACAAGGCCAGGCCGGAAATAAAGCTGTCTCCCGACCATCTTATCCTCTCTTTCAAAGCGGCAGCTACAGGAGAGCTAAGACTGCTACGCAATTCAGATAAAAAAATGGATAGACGGGTAGCCATAAAAACCGATGAGCATAATCAGGTTAACATCCCCCTTAATGCAATTGCAAAAGGGCGATGGCGCATTATACTTTCCTGGGAAAGCAATGGAAAAGCATATTTAGATGAACAGGAGGTCAGCATAGAATGA
- the ccoG gene encoding cytochrome c oxidase accessory protein CcoG, with amino-acid sequence MSQSPGHFRDQLSTLTDDGKSRKWIYPGVVKGKLYRYRSVLSYFLLVLLFAAPFLKLNGEQLVLLNILERKFVFFGVIFWPQDFYLFVLALLTFMVFIVLFTVVFGRVFCGWACPQTIFLEMVFRKIEIWIEGDQHKRKKLDEAPLSAGKFFKKALKHGIYLCISFLIANTFLAYLIGSAALTKIITEPVSMHLSGFLSICVFTLVFYLVFSKMRELVCTVACPYGRLQGVLLDNQSIVVAYDDVRGEPRAKRVKEKENQNGDCIDCKLCVDVCPTGIDIRNGTQMECTNCTACIDACDMVMEKINRPLRLIGFKSEEEIRTKQPFHINKRIYAYGAVLLALMSVLSYLLVTRSEVKTTILRAGGTLYQLKDKDKTVSNLYNAELINKTNSSIRFELIAENPKARIQYIQKQDSIAYGGVVNLTFFLILPQDEIHKYKSELRFKLVSGSKVLDRFETTFIAPPNL; translated from the coding sequence ATGTCGCAAAGCCCAGGTCATTTCAGGGATCAGCTGTCTACGCTGACGGACGATGGAAAAAGCCGTAAATGGATTTATCCAGGAGTGGTAAAGGGAAAGCTGTACCGTTACCGCTCTGTCCTCAGCTATTTCCTTCTTGTTCTGCTATTTGCAGCGCCTTTTTTAAAGCTGAACGGGGAACAACTGGTGTTGCTGAATATACTGGAACGGAAATTTGTTTTTTTTGGAGTGATCTTCTGGCCCCAGGACTTTTACCTGTTTGTGCTGGCCTTGCTTACCTTTATGGTGTTTATTGTACTGTTTACGGTGGTCTTCGGCAGGGTATTTTGCGGCTGGGCATGTCCGCAAACTATATTCCTGGAAATGGTTTTCCGCAAAATTGAGATCTGGATAGAAGGCGATCAGCACAAACGCAAAAAGCTGGACGAGGCGCCGCTCAGTGCTGGTAAATTCTTCAAAAAAGCCTTAAAGCATGGCATTTACCTTTGTATTTCTTTTTTGATTGCCAATACTTTTCTGGCTTACCTCATTGGGTCGGCCGCACTGACTAAAATCATCACGGAACCTGTAAGCATGCACCTTTCCGGCTTCCTTTCCATTTGTGTCTTCACCCTTGTTTTTTACCTGGTATTCTCAAAAATGAGAGAGCTGGTATGTACCGTTGCCTGTCCGTATGGCCGTTTGCAGGGGGTACTGCTGGATAACCAAAGTATTGTTGTGGCTTACGATGATGTGCGTGGAGAGCCCCGGGCAAAGCGTGTAAAAGAAAAGGAAAACCAGAATGGCGATTGTATAGACTGTAAACTATGTGTAGACGTGTGCCCTACCGGGATCGACATCCGCAATGGTACACAAATGGAATGCACAAACTGTACCGCCTGTATTGATGCCTGCGATATGGTGATGGAGAAAATAAACCGTCCGCTCCGACTGATCGGATTTAAATCTGAAGAGGAAATCCGGACGAAACAACCCTTTCATATCAATAAACGCATTTATGCTTATGGGGCCGTTTTACTGGCGCTGATGAGTGTATTGTCGTACCTGCTGGTTACCCGGAGCGAGGTCAAGACCACCATATTAAGGGCTGGAGGAACGCTCTACCAATTGAAGGATAAAGATAAAACTGTCAGCAATTTATACAATGCAGAGCTGATCAACAAAACCAATAGCAGCATCCGTTTTGAGCTGATTGCTGAAAATCCTAAGGCCAGGATACAATACATTCAGAAACAGGATTCGATTGCATATGGCGGAGTGGTGAATCTTACTTTTTTCCTTATACTTCCGCAGGATGAAATTCACAAATACAAATCTGAACTGCGCTTTAAACTGGTATCAGGCAGCAAGGTTTTAGACCGGTTTGAAACTACATTTATTGCACCACCAAATCTTTAA
- a CDS encoding cbb3-type cytochrome c oxidase N-terminal domain-containing protein, which produces MSDILIWCLLFISVSILVVSILVLKVIKIFIQQTLHPTTFASAEERARYLKERLLDQARIEAEKPEKKTIWTRLLGLRPLAEEKDLVMEHEFDGIAELDNPTPAWFMVLFYGTIIFAIVYMFSYHVIGWGKLQEEEYTVELQQAEEARIALLQKPGGGSANKINESNVEQSTDKAVLQAGGALFKNVCSPCHGEHGEGAVGPNLTDEYWLHGGTVKDIFKTIKHGVPEKGMVAWEKSMNGKQISDIASYILSLKGSNPAGAKAPQGKKEE; this is translated from the coding sequence ATGAGTGATATTTTAATTTGGTGCCTGCTGTTCATTTCAGTAAGCATACTGGTTGTTTCTATCCTGGTTTTAAAGGTGATTAAGATCTTCATCCAGCAAACTTTACATCCCACAACTTTTGCATCCGCCGAAGAAAGAGCGCGATACCTCAAAGAACGACTGCTGGATCAGGCCAGGATTGAAGCTGAAAAGCCGGAAAAGAAAACCATCTGGACCAGGCTGCTGGGCCTTCGCCCGCTGGCTGAAGAAAAAGACCTGGTAATGGAACATGAGTTTGACGGCATCGCAGAACTGGACAACCCTACTCCCGCCTGGTTCATGGTATTGTTTTATGGAACCATCATTTTTGCCATCGTTTATATGTTCAGCTACCATGTAATTGGCTGGGGCAAACTGCAGGAAGAGGAATATACTGTAGAACTCCAGCAGGCGGAGGAAGCGCGGATTGCACTACTGCAAAAACCTGGTGGCGGCAGCGCCAACAAAATCAATGAAAGCAATGTGGAGCAATCGACCGATAAGGCTGTGCTGCAAGCCGGAGGGGCGCTCTTTAAAAACGTTTGCTCTCCTTGTCACGGCGAACATGGAGAAGGCGCTGTCGGGCCAAACCTGACCGATGAGTACTGGCTGCATGGCGGAACGGTGAAGGACATCTTTAAAACCATCAAACATGGCGTTCCTGAAAAAGGTATGGTAGCCTGGGAAAAATCTATGAACGGCAAGCAGATATCAGACATTGCCAGCTATATCCTATCCTTGAAAGGAAGTAATCCTGCGGGTGCAAAAGCACCACAAGGCAAAAAAGAAGAATAA
- the ccoN gene encoding cytochrome-c oxidase, cbb3-type subunit I codes for MTEKFYYDNKIVRNFAIATIVWGIIGMTVGLLIAMQLFKPALNMGSQYTTFGRIRPLHTNAVIFAFVGNAIFMGVYYSLQRLLKARMFSDVLSKIHFWGWQLIIVSAVITLPLGLTSSHEYAELEWPIDIAITVIWVAFGINMFGTIIKRREKHMYVAIWFYIATFVTVAVLHIVNSFQLPVSAFKSYYLFAGVQDALVQWWYGHNAVAFFLTTPYLGMMYYFLPKMANRPVYSYKLSILHFWSLIFIYIWAGPHHLLYTSLPGWAQSLGVAFSIMLIAPSWGGMINGLLTLRGAWDKVREDATLKFMVVGLTAYGMATFEGPMLALKQINAIAHYTDWIVAHVHVGALGWNGFLTFGILYWLIPRIYRTPLYSKKLASFHFWIGTLGIIFYAVPLYFAGFTQGLMWKEFTEEGMLRYPNFLETVLQIIPMYVLRAIGGALYLTGVIVMTYNLIKTVGTGKLLANEPAEAQPLPAVYHPQGSDKKLHRVLERKPMVFLVLSLIVILIGGMVEMMPTFTIKSNIPTISSVKPYTPLELQGRDLYIKEGCVSCHSQMIRPFRSETERYGEYSKAGEFVYDHPHLWGSKRTGPDLQREGGKYGNVWHFNHMLDPQTMSPGSIMPPYEWLITQTLDTTTTRSKISAMRRLGVPYPEDYEDRANRDLDQQAREIAEDLQKNNVKVKSDKEIIALIAYLQRLGTDIKAK; via the coding sequence ATGACTGAAAAATTTTACTACGACAACAAGATCGTCAGAAACTTTGCCATAGCCACCATAGTATGGGGCATTATCGGCATGACGGTCGGATTGCTCATTGCCATGCAGCTCTTTAAACCTGCATTGAACATGGGCTCGCAATACACCACATTTGGCCGTATCCGCCCATTGCATACCAACGCGGTCATCTTTGCCTTTGTAGGGAACGCCATATTTATGGGTGTTTATTACTCTTTACAGCGACTGCTAAAGGCGCGTATGTTTAGTGATGTGTTGAGTAAAATTCATTTCTGGGGCTGGCAGCTCATTATTGTATCGGCTGTAATTACATTGCCCCTGGGATTAACTTCATCGCATGAATATGCAGAACTGGAATGGCCAATCGACATCGCCATTACGGTAATCTGGGTAGCCTTTGGCATCAACATGTTCGGTACCATCATCAAACGCAGGGAGAAGCACATGTACGTGGCCATATGGTTTTACATTGCCACCTTCGTAACAGTTGCTGTACTGCACATCGTGAATTCCTTCCAGTTACCTGTATCTGCATTTAAAAGCTATTACCTGTTTGCAGGTGTGCAGGATGCGCTGGTACAGTGGTGGTACGGACACAATGCGGTTGCTTTCTTTTTAACCACACCCTATCTGGGTATGATGTACTATTTCCTTCCGAAAATGGCGAACCGGCCTGTCTATTCGTATAAACTGAGTATCCTTCACTTCTGGTCGCTCATTTTTATCTACATCTGGGCCGGTCCGCATCACCTGTTATATACCTCTCTTCCGGGATGGGCACAATCTCTGGGTGTTGCCTTTTCTATCATGCTCATCGCACCAAGCTGGGGCGGTATGATCAATGGTTTACTGACCCTTCGCGGGGCATGGGACAAAGTACGTGAAGATGCTACACTTAAGTTTATGGTCGTAGGCTTAACTGCATATGGTATGGCCACTTTTGAGGGGCCTATGCTCGCTTTAAAGCAGATCAACGCCATTGCGCACTATACCGACTGGATCGTAGCGCACGTGCATGTGGGCGCATTAGGTTGGAACGGATTTTTAACTTTCGGTATTCTGTACTGGCTGATCCCAAGGATCTACAGAACGCCACTATACTCTAAGAAACTGGCATCCTTCCATTTCTGGATCGGTACGCTGGGCATCATATTTTATGCTGTTCCGCTATATTTTGCCGGTTTTACGCAGGGGCTGATGTGGAAAGAGTTTACCGAAGAGGGCATGCTGAGGTATCCTAACTTCCTGGAAACAGTCCTGCAGATTATCCCAATGTACGTATTGAGGGCCATCGGCGGTGCCTTGTACCTGACCGGGGTAATTGTCATGACCTATAACCTGATCAAAACTGTAGGTACCGGTAAATTACTGGCCAACGAGCCTGCCGAAGCACAGCCATTGCCTGCAGTATACCATCCGCAGGGTTCTGACAAAAAACTGCACCGTGTATTGGAACGTAAGCCTATGGTATTCCTGGTGCTTTCACTGATCGTGATCCTGATTGGTGGTATGGTGGAAATGATGCCTACGTTTACCATTAAATCAAATATCCCCACCATCAGCAGTGTAAAACCTTATACCCCGCTGGAGCTGCAGGGCCGCGATCTTTATATTAAAGAGGGCTGTGTAAGCTGCCACTCACAAATGATCCGTCCTTTCCGCTCCGAAACCGAACGCTATGGCGAGTACAGTAAGGCCGGAGAATTTGTGTACGACCATCCGCATTTGTGGGGTTCCAAACGTACTGGTCCCGATCTGCAGCGCGAGGGCGGAAAATACGGAAACGTATGGCATTTTAATCACATGCTCGATCCGCAGACCATGTCGCCCGGCAGCATAATGCCTCCTTATGAATGGCTGATCACACAAACCTTAGATACGACCACCACCAGAAGCAAAATTAGCGCGATGCGACGTCTGGGTGTCCCTTATCCGGAGGATTATGAAGACCGGGCCAACCGCGATCTGGACCAACAGGCCAGGGAAATCGCAGAAGATCTGCAGAAGAACAATGTAAAAGTGAAAAGCGACAAAGAAATCATTGCACTTATTGCCTACCTGCAGCGCCTGGGGACAGACATTAAAGCAAAGTAA
- the ccoS gene encoding cbb3-type cytochrome oxidase assembly protein CcoS: protein MNMIYFLIGCSILLALIFLAAFFWASKTGQHDDTYTPGVRILFDDETGEEKLSEKSDQNHL from the coding sequence ATGAACATGATCTACTTTTTAATAGGCTGCAGTATTTTACTGGCGCTTATTTTTCTTGCAGCCTTTTTCTGGGCCAGCAAAACGGGGCAACACGACGACACTTATACCCCCGGTGTACGCATCCTTTTTGACGATGAAACAGGGGAAGAAAAATTGTCGGAAAAAAGTGACCAGAATCACCTTTAA